Proteins encoded in a region of the Leptolyngbya subtilissima AS-A7 genome:
- a CDS encoding ABC transporter ATP-binding protein, whose product MGAAILVENLGKRFHRYHAKKPVTLMEAALSGLRRIQPMDDFWALRGISFEVATGEMLGVIGHNGAGKSTLLQVLGKVAHPNEGRIKMRGRVGALLDLGAGFHGDLTGRENVFVAAIVTGLRRREVTRRFDRIVEFAELESFIDNPVRTYSSGMMMRLAFSVAVHTDPEILLVDEFLSVGDLAFQSKCLSRIAEMKAQGCAIVLVSHDAGQVERLCDRALWLKHGTIMAYGEPAAVVGQYTMEMQLKTQQLTPQHPAQFTPFGTELRVNENRFGSLESEITGVRLLPQTQIDSGSPLYIEIDYQAHQPTDSAIFSLTISQENGEVCLDVNTLVMGIPCVRLQEEGTIRLVIDRLDLRGGRYFVNVGMYKQNWEYAYDYHWHVYPLTVDATLPYKEIGILCPPMRWEVATFGVNALLAP is encoded by the coding sequence ATGGGTGCTGCAATTCTGGTTGAAAATTTAGGCAAGCGATTCCATCGCTATCATGCCAAAAAGCCCGTAACCCTTATGGAGGCAGCTCTGTCGGGGCTGAGGCGCATTCAGCCGATGGATGACTTTTGGGCCTTGCGGGGCATTTCGTTTGAAGTAGCCACCGGGGAAATGCTAGGCGTCATTGGTCACAACGGTGCTGGAAAATCTACCCTACTGCAAGTGTTAGGCAAAGTCGCCCATCCCAACGAAGGGCGAATCAAAATGCGCGGCCGAGTGGGCGCGCTGCTCGATTTGGGGGCTGGGTTTCACGGTGATTTGACCGGCCGTGAGAACGTCTTTGTGGCCGCAATTGTCACCGGGCTGCGACGCCGTGAAGTGACTCGTCGCTTTGACCGGATCGTTGAATTTGCAGAACTGGAGAGCTTTATTGACAACCCAGTGCGCACCTACAGTTCTGGCATGATGATGCGCTTGGCCTTTTCGGTGGCTGTGCACACTGACCCAGAGATTTTACTGGTAGATGAGTTTTTATCGGTAGGAGATTTAGCCTTTCAGAGCAAATGCCTCAGCCGCATTGCCGAGATGAAAGCCCAGGGTTGTGCGATTGTGCTGGTGTCTCACGATGCAGGGCAGGTAGAAAGATTATGCGATCGCGCCCTCTGGCTTAAGCATGGCACCATCATGGCCTATGGCGAACCCGCTGCAGTCGTAGGGCAATACACCATGGAGATGCAGCTTAAAACCCAGCAGCTTACTCCCCAGCACCCTGCTCAATTCACTCCGTTTGGCACTGAACTCCGGGTTAACGAAAACCGCTTTGGCTCCCTTGAATCCGAGATTACTGGTGTAAGGCTGCTCCCTCAGACCCAGATTGACTCTGGAAGTCCTCTATATATCGAAATAGACTATCAGGCTCATCAGCCTACTGATAGTGCTATTTTTAGCCTGACTATCAGCCAGGAAAATGGTGAGGTGTGTCTAGACGTAAATACCTTAGTAATGGGCATTCCCTGTGTTCGATTACAGGAGGAAGGCACAATTAGGCTGGTTATTGACCGTCTCGATCTCCGAGGTGGAAGATACTTCGTAAATGTAGGAATGTATAAGCAAAACTGGGAATATGCCTATGACTACCACTGGCATGTTTACCCTTTAACTGTTGATGCTACATTGCCCTATAAAGAAATTGGAATTTTATGCCCTCCTATGCGCTGGGAAGTAGCAACCTTTGGAGTAAACGCGTTGCTAGCACCTTGA
- a CDS encoding NAD(P)/FAD-dependent oxidoreductase: MNDYPVVIIGAGPAGLTAAYELQKHNLKSVVLEQADRVGGISRTETYKDYRFDIGGHRFFTKVDEVNALWQEILGDQFIRVPRLSRIYYDGKFYDYPLSLFKTLNNLGPLQSLLILISYLKAKFKKYLHLNAKAETFEEWVIDCFGNRLYRIFFKTYTEKVWGLPCNQIRADWAAQRIKDMSLKRAVINALFGSQNAKSLIKEFDYPRLGPGMMWERCQEIVETQGSPIHLNTKVVRVEREGSRVTKVIAEQGNETIELTGDHFINSMPISALVHRLDPPPPDEVLAAARGLKYRDFLIVSLIINRDKLFPDNWLYIHSPDFRVGRIQNFKNWSPAMVPDLSKTCLGMEYFCSEGDDLWEMSEAELVELATEEIVGLNLGVKLVDVEDGCVIRQRKAYPVYDGEYRQHLQMLQDYVMTFENLQTVGRNGMHRYNNQDHSMLTALLAAKNILGEDHDLWNVNVERSYQENFTDEEWSRRQKAQTRPGSVAPLSAV; this comes from the coding sequence ATGAATGATTATCCCGTTGTCATTATTGGGGCAGGGCCAGCAGGCCTAACTGCTGCCTACGAACTGCAGAAGCATAATCTCAAGTCTGTAGTACTTGAACAGGCAGATCGAGTAGGCGGTATTTCCCGTACCGAGACCTATAAGGATTATCGGTTTGACATCGGTGGTCATCGCTTTTTTACTAAAGTTGACGAAGTTAATGCGCTTTGGCAAGAAATCTTAGGTGATCAATTTATTCGAGTGCCCCGACTCTCACGAATTTACTACGATGGTAAATTTTATGACTATCCCCTTTCCCTATTTAAAACTCTGAATAATTTAGGGCCACTGCAAAGTCTGCTGATTCTGATAAGCTATCTCAAAGCCAAATTCAAAAAATACCTACACCTTAACGCAAAAGCTGAGACTTTTGAAGAGTGGGTGATTGACTGCTTTGGTAATCGACTGTATCGAATTTTCTTTAAGACCTACACCGAAAAAGTATGGGGTTTACCCTGCAACCAAATTCGAGCCGATTGGGCAGCTCAGCGAATTAAGGATATGTCCTTGAAACGAGCTGTAATCAACGCTCTGTTTGGCAGCCAAAATGCCAAGAGTTTAATTAAAGAATTTGACTATCCACGCCTAGGCCCTGGCATGATGTGGGAGCGCTGCCAGGAAATCGTTGAAACCCAGGGCTCCCCCATTCATCTCAACACCAAAGTGGTGCGAGTCGAGCGAGAGGGCAGTCGCGTTACCAAGGTGATCGCCGAGCAAGGCAATGAAACCATTGAACTGACCGGCGATCATTTCATCAACTCCATGCCGATCTCGGCTCTTGTCCACCGTCTTGATCCTCCACCCCCTGACGAAGTTTTAGCTGCAGCACGAGGGCTGAAGTATCGAGATTTTTTAATTGTCTCGCTAATCATTAATCGCGACAAACTTTTTCCCGATAACTGGCTCTATATCCACAGCCCCGACTTTCGAGTAGGGCGCATTCAGAACTTTAAAAACTGGAGCCCAGCGATGGTGCCTGACCTCAGCAAAACCTGCTTAGGAATGGAATATTTTTGCAGCGAGGGTGATGACCTTTGGGAAATGTCAGAAGCGGAATTGGTTGAACTGGCTACTGAAGAAATTGTTGGTCTCAACTTGGGGGTGAAGCTAGTCGATGTGGAAGATGGCTGCGTGATTCGTCAACGCAAGGCTTATCCAGTCTACGACGGAGAGTATCGCCAACATCTGCAGATGCTGCAAGACTACGTGATGACTTTTGAGAATCTGCAAACGGTGGGCCGCAACGGCATGCACCGCTATAACAACCAAGACCACTCGATGTTGACAGCGCTGCTGGCGGCGAAAAACATTCTGGGTGAAGACCACGATCTGTGGAATGTGAACGTAGAGCGATCGTACCAGGAGAACTTTACGGACGAAGAGTGGAGTCGGCGACAGAAGGCTCAAACGCGGCCCGGCAGTGTGGCTCCCCTATCAGCGGTTTAG
- a CDS encoding trifunctional glycosyltransferase/class I SAM-dependent methyltransferase/polysaccharide deacetylase, with amino-acid sequence MHPSSISIIIPAHNSAATLAETLASLLKQTTLHWEAIIVDDGSVDETEAIAKQFAVQDSRIHVLSQPNQGVSAARNAGAQIAQAPWLLFLDSDDWVAPDYITLMTAKIESDSSLDVVHCGWVRVAPDGTLVGEKNSPNLPDLFPIVARYCPFAIHACVVKQTVFTQAGGFDTSLMTCEDWDLWQRIARQGARFGGIPEILAYYRMRPKSLSGDGTQFFKDGLRVLRQGCTPDPRITNPQPNYQAGLSADNLSNLEFYWASWPAGLVLGLGRDASPLLSLLHGPAPGLDPHCVAANLFESTPLPSCSHPAAWWQLWEVVCPLLQKFLNALEELSKASGLAQRVARILERMVLEQAIDAPWPLQVGKTYGVLLEITQPIVNIVPPEGFERLYGVVTMAGRRLGTIELPICDGVVSELVLKDSIADQYYWSILGYYYNQTIYRQQNLQESQDVADWQAHHNQVGWATFLQDLWDRPAWGEEAFYNAAYSDPAPTLKVESDQLTIEVSDFLSDVSTASDALTVLATVGGIAIGQFTIPTHKGCVSAQSLRATLTLEGGLELCRSVVREACIGQPIVPRMTLRQRLALAAKHRLHHQSALSIALSERFEELSHTLILRHRHQLSGSSGSRWATLPSQAAEAILTMAQATRETIAQQPNSPNSINRVMYAADSFIVDKPHDQLRPDLNSNRWNNSNQPPSVQTEFNNRDYFETLFATQPDPWKYTTNYEQVKYEQTLSLLPKHEIQRALELACAEGHFTEQLAPHVQSLIATDISQIAVERTAQRCSEFPHIQFRQLDMAADPLPDSLQLIVCSEVLYYIGGWENLRNFAKRVVNALEPGGYFLTAHAHLVVDEPDRTGYNWDHPFGAKGISDTFMAIGHFKLVNEIHTPLYRIQLFQKKKRSWLPWSQSSPSVVKLPQPTAPPEAAIHQVLWQGGTPQKTEAQSIVTDRLPILMYHRVAPEGAAAINRWRVTPEAFEAQLSYLRDAGYYTVPLETWQRAIITKNPLPGRAILLTFDDGYLDFLTYAYPLLQAYGFSATVFLVADHVGQSNQWDNIYGEDIPLMTWAQIRQLQAQGIEFGSHSASHRPLTSLTVEEIVKEGLRSRTILTQELGTPVQTIAYPYGDVDPVVQHLIGACGYTIGLSCRPGQSSFQDSLLSLPRIEVEGSNNLQEFVKKLSKN; translated from the coding sequence ATGCACCCTTCTAGTATTTCAATCATAATCCCAGCACATAACTCAGCAGCAACTCTAGCTGAAACCCTTGCTTCTCTATTGAAGCAAACAACGCTTCACTGGGAGGCAATTATTGTAGACGATGGCTCTGTAGATGAAACCGAAGCGATCGCCAAGCAATTTGCTGTCCAAGACAGCCGCATCCATGTTTTGAGCCAGCCTAATCAAGGAGTGAGTGCGGCTCGTAACGCGGGGGCTCAGATAGCACAAGCGCCATGGCTATTATTTCTAGATTCAGATGATTGGGTTGCCCCTGACTACATTACCCTTATGACGGCAAAGATCGAATCAGATTCATCTCTAGATGTCGTTCATTGTGGATGGGTACGTGTTGCTCCAGATGGCACATTAGTAGGCGAAAAAAACTCTCCTAATCTGCCTGACCTATTTCCTATTGTGGCTCGCTATTGCCCATTTGCTATCCATGCCTGTGTGGTGAAACAAACAGTCTTCACGCAAGCAGGCGGTTTTGACACATCTCTAATGACCTGTGAAGATTGGGATCTATGGCAGCGGATTGCTCGGCAAGGGGCTCGATTTGGAGGCATTCCAGAGATTTTGGCCTATTACAGAATGCGACCCAAATCCTTATCTGGAGATGGCACCCAATTCTTTAAGGATGGGCTTCGAGTTCTTCGTCAGGGTTGCACCCCAGATCCGAGGATCACTAACCCCCAACCCAACTATCAAGCTGGATTATCGGCGGATAACCTCAGCAACCTCGAATTTTATTGGGCAAGTTGGCCAGCAGGCTTAGTTTTAGGGCTAGGCAGAGATGCTAGCCCGTTGTTATCACTTCTTCATGGCCCTGCACCAGGGTTAGATCCTCACTGTGTAGCAGCTAATTTATTTGAATCGACACCATTACCAAGTTGCTCTCATCCAGCAGCTTGGTGGCAACTTTGGGAAGTAGTTTGTCCACTACTTCAGAAGTTTTTGAATGCCCTAGAAGAATTGTCAAAAGCGTCTGGCCTAGCGCAACGTGTGGCCAGAATTTTAGAACGGATGGTGTTGGAGCAAGCAATAGATGCTCCATGGCCGCTTCAGGTTGGGAAAACCTATGGTGTTTTACTAGAAATTACGCAGCCGATTGTGAACATTGTTCCTCCTGAGGGGTTTGAGCGTCTGTATGGCGTTGTAACTATGGCGGGACGGCGCTTGGGAACAATAGAACTTCCTATTTGTGACGGGGTAGTTTCCGAACTGGTTTTAAAGGACAGTATTGCAGATCAATATTACTGGTCAATTCTGGGATATTACTATAATCAAACTATCTATCGGCAGCAAAATCTACAAGAAAGTCAAGATGTGGCAGACTGGCAAGCTCATCACAATCAAGTGGGATGGGCAACATTCTTACAAGATCTATGGGATCGGCCGGCCTGGGGTGAAGAGGCTTTTTATAATGCTGCCTACTCAGACCCAGCCCCTACCCTCAAGGTAGAATCTGACCAACTGACGATAGAAGTAAGTGATTTTTTGTCAGATGTGAGCACTGCTAGCGATGCCTTGACAGTATTGGCGACCGTTGGTGGGATAGCCATAGGGCAATTTACGATTCCGACCCATAAAGGTTGTGTATCGGCTCAATCATTACGGGCTACGCTAACCCTGGAAGGGGGATTGGAATTGTGTCGCAGTGTAGTGCGAGAAGCCTGTATTGGACAGCCCATCGTGCCAAGGATGACCCTTAGACAGCGATTAGCGCTGGCCGCTAAACACCGGTTACACCACCAGTCGGCTCTCTCTATTGCCCTATCCGAAAGATTTGAGGAATTATCCCATACTCTTATTCTAAGGCATCGCCACCAGTTGTCTGGTAGTAGTGGTTCCCGCTGGGCTACCCTCCCCTCACAGGCGGCTGAAGCTATATTAACAATGGCTCAGGCAACGCGGGAAACGATCGCCCAACAGCCAAATTCTCCAAACTCTATTAATCGAGTTATGTATGCGGCCGATAGCTTCATAGTTGACAAGCCTCATGATCAGTTGAGGCCTGATCTAAACTCAAATCGATGGAACAATAGCAATCAACCACCATCGGTACAGACCGAGTTTAATAATCGCGATTACTTTGAAACTCTCTTTGCCACTCAACCAGATCCCTGGAAATATACTACCAACTACGAACAAGTTAAATACGAACAAACCCTTTCTCTTTTGCCCAAGCACGAGATACAACGAGCCTTAGAGCTAGCTTGCGCTGAGGGTCACTTTACTGAGCAACTTGCACCCCATGTGCAATCGCTGATCGCTACAGATATTTCGCAAATTGCGGTGGAGCGTACCGCCCAGCGATGTAGTGAATTTCCTCATATTCAATTTCGACAGCTAGATATGGCCGCCGATCCTTTGCCAGATTCCCTACAACTCATCGTCTGTAGCGAAGTACTTTACTACATTGGAGGTTGGGAAAACCTCCGAAACTTTGCCAAAAGGGTAGTGAATGCTTTGGAACCTGGGGGTTATTTTCTGACGGCTCATGCCCATTTAGTGGTCGATGAACCCGATCGCACTGGCTATAACTGGGATCATCCCTTCGGTGCTAAAGGTATTAGCGATACATTCATGGCAATTGGGCATTTCAAACTGGTCAATGAAATCCATACACCGCTTTATCGCATACAGCTTTTTCAAAAGAAAAAGCGGAGTTGGCTGCCCTGGTCTCAGTCTTCTCCCAGTGTGGTCAAACTGCCTCAGCCTACTGCTCCCCCAGAAGCTGCTATCCACCAGGTTTTGTGGCAAGGGGGCACACCCCAGAAAACTGAAGCTCAATCGATTGTTACCGATCGCCTCCCGATTTTGATGTACCACCGCGTGGCTCCTGAAGGCGCTGCTGCTATAAACCGGTGGCGGGTGACACCGGAGGCCTTTGAAGCACAATTGAGCTATCTACGGGACGCTGGTTACTACACCGTGCCATTAGAAACTTGGCAACGAGCGATCATCACTAAGAACCCCTTACCAGGGCGGGCCATACTGTTAACTTTTGATGATGGCTACCTTGATTTCTTAACCTATGCCTATCCTTTGCTTCAAGCCTATGGGTTCTCAGCCACTGTCTTCTTGGTGGCTGATCACGTTGGGCAATCTAATCAATGGGATAATATCTATGGAGAAGATATTCCACTCATGACCTGGGCGCAAATTCGTCAGCTACAAGCGCAAGGCATTGAGTTTGGTTCCCATAGCGCCAGCCATCGCCCGTTGACCTCTCTCACAGTTGAAGAGATCGTCAAAGAAGGCTTGCGATCGCGCACTATACTTACTCAGGAGTTGGGCACACCTGTACAAACCATTGCTTATCCCTACGGAGATGTTGACCCCGTCGTACAACACCTGATCGGAGCCTGTGGATATACTATTGGCCTGTCTTGCCGTCCCGGGCAAAGCTCTTTTCAAGACTCGCTTTTGTCATTGCCTCGCATTGAAGTAGAAGGCTCTAATAACCTTCAAGAATTTGTCAAGAAGCTAAGCAAAAACTGA
- a CDS encoding glycosyltransferase family 2 protein, translating into MSPSRNCDNTTSELELAETPLISVIIPAYNAEQFIARTLESVLAQTYRNIEVLVVDDGSQDDTAAIVHRYKQQDDRVKLLHQSNAGVAAARNLAIQSARGEFIAPIDADDIWNSEAIAKLVVRFQQSRSDVGVVYTWSLDIDGQERPTGGFHAAAIAGNVYKTMICHNFLGNASSTLIRKSCLDQVGGYDSQLRAQQAQGCEDWDLYLRLAARYPFAVVPEFLVGYRKQTSSMSGDYGQMARSQQLMLETAQQNHPETPGFLYRLSRSSFYLYLAHQCHSQGHATDTVFWLWQALKVDPITPLGRPGFYQLLVTNLLRLGLSHNYLPTRKVTKLPNKKASILDLPPSAVSTTASSVALRASHPKVWIKVWVNGILHRTLQFI; encoded by the coding sequence ATGTCTCCTAGCAGGAACTGCGATAACACTACTTCTGAGCTAGAACTGGCTGAGACCCCGTTAATTTCGGTCATTATTCCGGCCTATAACGCAGAACAGTTCATTGCCCGAACGCTGGAGTCGGTGTTGGCACAAACTTACCGAAATATCGAAGTACTAGTTGTAGACGATGGCTCTCAAGATGACACAGCAGCGATTGTTCATCGGTATAAGCAGCAGGATGATCGAGTAAAGCTATTGCACCAGAGCAACGCTGGAGTTGCTGCCGCTCGAAATTTAGCGATTCAGTCTGCCAGGGGAGAGTTTATTGCCCCTATTGATGCAGACGATATTTGGAACTCGGAGGCGATCGCCAAGTTGGTAGTCCGATTTCAACAATCACGCTCTGACGTGGGAGTGGTATACACCTGGTCGTTAGATATTGATGGGCAAGAGCGACCTACAGGCGGTTTCCATGCGGCGGCGATCGCAGGCAATGTCTATAAAACGATGATTTGCCATAACTTCTTGGGCAATGCTAGTTCTACCCTAATTCGTAAGAGCTGCCTCGATCAGGTGGGCGGCTATGACTCGCAGTTAAGAGCCCAGCAAGCTCAAGGTTGTGAAGACTGGGATCTTTATCTGCGCCTTGCAGCCAGATATCCATTTGCCGTCGTACCAGAGTTCTTGGTGGGCTACCGCAAGCAAACTAGTAGTATGTCTGGTGACTATGGTCAAATGGCGCGATCGCAGCAGCTCATGCTAGAAACTGCCCAGCAAAACCATCCTGAAACGCCGGGATTTCTTTATCGGCTATCGCGCAGCAGCTTTTACCTCTATCTGGCTCATCAATGCCATAGTCAGGGGCACGCTACTGACACGGTGTTTTGGCTATGGCAAGCGCTTAAAGTTGATCCGATAACTCCTTTGGGGCGGCCTGGCTTTTACCAGTTACTAGTTACTAACTTGCTGCGATTAGGGCTTAGCCACAACTATCTTCCTACTCGGAAGGTAACCAAACTTCCTAATAAAAAGGCATCAATCTTAGATTTACCCCCCAGTGCAGTATCTACAACGGCATCCTCTGTAGCTCTCCGAGCCAGTCATCCAAAGGTGTGGATCAAGGTGTGGGTCAACGGAATTCTACACCGCACGTTGCAATTTATCTAA
- a CDS encoding ABC transporter permease gives MGLFVMIRTPRGYKAMWSYHHFGYLWDLLRSLVDREMKIMYKRSTLGIAWTLISPLLQLLVFVFVFQVIIKIDILQYSSYVFTGLLVWNWFQTSLFQATGIIVSSRPLIRQPGFPNAVLPIVVVTTGLIHFVLALPVLFVFLLIDGVHLTPILLALPLLQLIQFALTVTFSYFLASLNVTFRDTQHTLGVLLQFLFYLTPIFYEIDNISDRYWFVYGLNPMVHIVTSYRQILMWGTQPDWLALAIISGIVAVLMPVGYTLFKRQSLRFVEEI, from the coding sequence ATGGGACTATTTGTTATGATAAGAACACCTAGAGGCTATAAGGCAATGTGGTCTTATCATCACTTTGGCTATCTTTGGGATCTGCTGCGATCGCTAGTTGATCGTGAGATGAAAATCATGTACAAGCGATCCACTCTAGGAATCGCCTGGACATTAATTAGCCCTTTGCTTCAGCTACTAGTTTTTGTTTTTGTTTTCCAAGTCATCATTAAAATTGATATTCTTCAATATTCCTCCTACGTCTTTACGGGCCTACTCGTCTGGAACTGGTTTCAAACTTCTCTATTCCAGGCAACTGGTATTATCGTTAGCAGTCGTCCACTCATTCGACAACCAGGTTTCCCCAACGCCGTTTTACCTATTGTTGTTGTCACCACAGGATTAATTCATTTTGTCTTAGCGTTGCCTGTGCTATTTGTTTTTCTACTCATTGATGGGGTTCATCTCACACCCATACTGCTAGCCTTGCCGCTACTTCAGCTTATTCAGTTTGCCCTTACTGTCACATTTTCTTATTTTCTTGCATCACTTAACGTCACCTTTAGAGATACTCAACATACCCTGGGTGTGCTGCTTCAGTTCTTGTTCTATTTAACCCCCATTTTTTATGAGATAGATAACATCTCCGACCGCTACTGGTTTGTCTATGGCCTCAACCCGATGGTGCACATTGTCACCAGCTATCGACAAATTTTAATGTGGGGTACACAGCCCGATTGGCTAGCTCTAGCGATTATCTCTGGCATAGTTGCTGTGCTCATGCCCGTTGGCTACACCCTTTTCAAACGCCAAAGCCTACGATTTGTAGAAGAAATTTAA
- a CDS encoding glycosyltransferase family 2 protein has protein sequence MLYPIKVIDIELSKPIPTVKGLEGYMGLQGLVRLHGVPLGYIKAPISLGKCTAATLGKLILEEHSEAIICQLLKNGLASPHRPAEFKLEDLLNLPPVEYTGEWPLVTVAVCTRDRPDDIKLCLEAIAQLDYPSLDILVVDNAPTTESTKDLIDYHYPQVRYVREPRPGLDWARNRAILEAQGEIIAYTDDDVVVDRDWVKAIALAFSEHPEVMAVTGLVVPYELETEAQVLFESYGGFGRGFEQKRYCTDPGKPMSWQWLGAGQFGTGANMAYRRSVFETIGCFDPALDVGTPTNGCGDLEMFIRVIKSGHILIYEPQAMIRHRHRREYAQLKRQISFNGSLYALWISLGSTYADLWFSCLKVGIWWMLYWNVRRIIVSFFHQTQFPKDLVFSEFYGAFSGFTSYQKSKKVVASIVKKYGWQTEQPLPTRYNSNGDFSIKPSLSRQIAIREVELSKPLHSLTELEKYSRVRIYISWHNSPIGSLDYQNLNSNVLQLTLSREIVKKFYRLLLDPSKSKVSDVVWSSTIKAIGNHYSLINETDSESIPDNISVSVIVGTFDRPDDLRSCLTHLQRQITNRKFKIIVVDNHPQSEILLPLKGDFPEILWVDEPRQGVAYARNAGINASASDIVITIDDDVTVPHDWMEKLIKPLANSQVMAVTGNILPLELETESQQKFEYYGGLGRGFESFSADGDWYDLFPHKPSPVWDLGGTANSAFRAEIFSHPEIGLMDESLGPGMPSGVGEDSYLFYKIIKAGYTVTYEPKGFVWHRHRRTNQALNKQIYNYSKGHVSHNLTTWLRDGDYRGLAQVLLGLPYAHYYRIKEYILKRSNYPITLIWLEIRGNLAGPWSLWRSRVRVHKQGRSQPYIPIHNRPN, from the coding sequence ATGCTATATCCGATCAAGGTTATTGATATTGAATTAAGCAAACCAATTCCTACGGTTAAGGGGTTAGAAGGCTATATGGGGCTACAAGGGCTGGTGCGTTTGCATGGTGTGCCCTTGGGCTATATTAAGGCCCCTATTTCCTTGGGTAAATGTACCGCCGCGACGTTGGGTAAGCTGATTTTGGAGGAGCATAGTGAGGCAATTATTTGTCAATTGCTTAAGAACGGTTTGGCCTCACCCCACCGGCCAGCGGAATTTAAACTAGAAGACCTGCTTAATTTGCCTCCTGTGGAATATACAGGAGAATGGCCACTGGTGACTGTGGCGGTTTGTACCCGCGATCGCCCTGACGATATCAAGCTTTGCCTAGAGGCCATTGCCCAGCTTGACTACCCCAGCCTTGACATTTTGGTGGTAGACAATGCTCCTACTACAGAGAGCACTAAAGACCTGATTGATTACCATTATCCTCAGGTACGCTATGTGCGCGAGCCTCGCCCCGGCTTAGACTGGGCACGCAACCGCGCCATTTTAGAAGCTCAAGGCGAGATTATTGCTTATACCGATGATGATGTGGTAGTGGATCGAGATTGGGTAAAGGCAATTGCGCTAGCCTTTTCAGAACATCCTGAGGTTATGGCAGTGACGGGGCTAGTTGTGCCCTATGAGTTAGAAACAGAAGCCCAAGTTTTATTTGAAAGTTATGGTGGATTTGGGCGTGGATTTGAACAAAAAAGGTATTGTACCGACCCTGGCAAACCTATGTCTTGGCAATGGCTAGGGGCAGGGCAATTTGGCACTGGTGCCAATATGGCTTATCGGCGATCAGTATTTGAAACAATTGGATGTTTTGATCCAGCACTAGATGTTGGTACACCTACTAACGGCTGCGGTGATTTAGAGATGTTCATTCGGGTCATCAAATCAGGACACATCCTGATTTATGAACCTCAGGCAATGATCCGCCATCGACATCGGCGAGAATATGCCCAACTTAAGCGTCAAATTTCTTTTAATGGAAGCCTTTACGCACTCTGGATTAGCCTAGGAAGCACTTACGCTGATTTATGGTTTTCTTGTCTCAAAGTTGGGATCTGGTGGATGCTTTACTGGAATGTGCGCCGGATTATTGTGTCTTTTTTTCATCAAACCCAATTTCCCAAAGATTTAGTTTTTTCAGAGTTCTATGGAGCTTTTTCTGGTTTCACCTCTTACCAAAAATCAAAAAAAGTGGTAGCCTCTATTGTCAAAAAATACGGTTGGCAAACAGAGCAGCCTTTACCTACTCGCTATAACTCTAATGGAGACTTTAGTATAAAGCCTTCATTGTCAAGACAAATCGCTATTCGAGAAGTTGAGCTTAGTAAACCACTGCACTCACTTACTGAGCTAGAAAAATACTCGCGGGTTCGTATTTATATAAGTTGGCATAATAGCCCTATCGGAAGTTTAGATTATCAAAATTTAAATTCTAATGTCCTCCAGCTCACTCTTTCTAGAGAAATCGTCAAAAAATTTTATCGGCTATTGCTAGATCCATCTAAATCCAAGGTTTCTGATGTGGTTTGGAGTAGCACCATAAAGGCCATTGGCAATCATTATAGTTTGATTAATGAGACTGATTCTGAGTCAATTCCGGACAATATTTCTGTCTCTGTTATCGTAGGTACGTTTGATAGACCGGATGATCTGCGTAGTTGCTTGACTCATCTTCAAAGACAAATAACAAATCGAAAATTTAAAATAATAGTTGTTGACAATCATCCTCAGTCAGAAATTTTACTACCCTTGAAAGGCGATTTTCCAGAGATTCTTTGGGTTGATGAGCCACGTCAAGGTGTTGCCTATGCCAGAAATGCGGGAATAAATGCTAGTGCCAGCGATATTGTTATTACCATTGATGATGATGTAACAGTCCCTCATGACTGGATGGAAAAACTAATAAAACCACTAGCTAATTCTCAAGTAATGGCTGTTACAGGTAATATTTTACCTCTAGAGTTAGAGACAGAATCTCAACAAAAATTTGAATATTACGGTGGCCTAGGCCGAGGTTTTGAATCTTTTTCAGCCGATGGTGATTGGTATGACTTGTTCCCTCACAAACCATCACCAGTTTGGGATCTTGGAGGCACTGCCAATTCTGCATTTCGAGCCGAAATATTCAGCCATCCTGAGATTGGATTAATGGATGAATCTTTAGGGCCAGGTATGCCTTCCGGAGTTGGAGAAGACAGTTATTTATTCTACAAAATTATAAAAGCAGGTTATACCGTGACTTATGAGCCAAAAGGGTTTGTTTGGCACCGACACCGTAGAACTAATCAAGCACTTAATAAGCAGATCTACAACTACAGCAAAGGTCATGTTTCTCACAATCTCACGACTTGGTTGCGAGATGGAGATTATAGAGGCCTAGCGCAAGTATTACTAGGCTTACCTTATGCACATTACTATCGAATAAAAGAGTATATTTTGAAGCGTAGTAATTACCCTATTACTCTGATTTGGCTGGAAATTAGGGGCAACCTAGCAGGTCCATGGTCTCTTTGGCGATCTCGTGTACGTGTACATAAACAAGGCCGTAGTCAGCCATATATTCCTATCCATAATCGGCCTAATTAG